From the Anaerolineae bacterium genome, one window contains:
- a CDS encoding GAF domain-containing protein, whose product MDDKPNFQNTPLAVHKMLASLAASLDFDEVLRQFPNLTLTEIKAGLEYAATLARRKDKATTEILTPLDRRGSNRKPAGLDLKKILVVDDDQANRALIQLIFRESDFTLSMATNGEEGFARALSELPFLIISDIQMPGLDGLELLQQLKANERTQNIGVIFVTAHRRDSRQVSQGLAMGADDYIAMPFKHDEFLARVGAVARLKLAEAEARRQARVVAQRNQGLELVNELALAVNSSLNLQEIFASSMQKLSQLLAAEAVALLLLNEESKELVVNVSFHSGAGISTSVDFSSETKVTPSMLEAQVPLIISDILGDLNHDLSLDFLPQTSVIKCVPMLSKERIIGAIAIVSKQGQDLDETDWVLLNSAVGIIAVAVENASLLQHAQEQVDDLIVLNEIGRALTSTLNHEQILKQTTLLAQRSLQAEATSLWLLDEETQEVVFTASSGIGAEVITGYRLPIHEGLVGYVTRTGEYYLADDVTKDERYFSPVAESINYGPRSMLCVPLRIKDKIIGAMQALHHNVGWFDENHLRLFASVASSVGIAIENARLFAEVQSFSRHLEHMVTERTRELSEEKEKTETILASMADGLLVLDAEKRILTANAVAEGMLNFRLSEWLEKPIGAAQTEHALWRCISEMADNPEPTVSAAVDVPSPQTGAVLSIQAHAAKARNEAGQVVGVVIVLRDITAIKEVERMKSRFMAGVTHELKTPLSVIKLHARNLVTYQKHLPEQKRTELLNSIQAQVQLLEKLIENILELARFDAGTVKIERQPVDLVTLLDQVVADLIPLAQEKRLALHWQKPATEMSVLADPNRLERVIRNLLDNAIKYTPVEGSVEVKHISELREPREFVGFQVSDTGMGIPLEHQLRIFDRFYRVDPSHTIPGTGLGLSIVKEIVNAHGGEVRLESLPGQGSTFVVLLPGREHT is encoded by the coding sequence ATGGATGACAAACCTAACTTCCAAAATACTCCATTGGCCGTTCACAAAATGCTGGCCAGCCTGGCCGCCAGTTTGGATTTTGACGAGGTATTACGTCAATTTCCCAATCTAACTTTAACCGAGATCAAAGCAGGTTTGGAATATGCGGCCACGCTGGCGCGTCGAAAAGATAAGGCCACAACCGAGATTCTGACGCCGCTTGATCGCAGGGGGTCTAACCGTAAACCGGCCGGGTTGGATCTGAAAAAAATCTTGGTGGTAGATGATGACCAGGCCAACCGCGCTTTAATTCAGCTTATCTTCAGAGAAAGTGATTTTACCCTGAGTATGGCTACCAATGGCGAAGAAGGTTTTGCCAGGGCGCTCAGCGAATTACCTTTTTTGATCATTAGCGATATTCAGATGCCGGGTCTGGATGGCCTTGAGCTTTTGCAACAATTAAAGGCCAATGAACGCACCCAAAATATTGGCGTCATCTTTGTGACGGCCCATCGCCGTGATTCCCGGCAAGTCAGCCAGGGATTGGCCATGGGAGCGGACGATTACATTGCGATGCCGTTTAAGCACGATGAGTTTTTGGCCCGGGTGGGGGCCGTGGCCCGGCTCAAATTGGCCGAAGCAGAAGCCCGCCGGCAGGCGCGGGTGGTGGCTCAACGCAACCAGGGTCTGGAATTGGTCAACGAACTGGCCTTGGCCGTTAATTCCTCCTTAAATTTGCAAGAGATTTTTGCTTCCTCAATGCAAAAACTCTCTCAACTATTGGCGGCTGAAGCCGTGGCGCTGCTCTTGTTGAATGAGGAGAGCAAAGAATTGGTGGTTAATGTTTCGTTTCACAGCGGGGCGGGTATTTCCACTTCGGTGGATTTTTCATCGGAAACTAAAGTTACCCCATCCATGCTCGAGGCGCAAGTTCCCCTTATTATTTCAGATATCCTGGGCGATCTCAATCACGATCTGAGCCTGGATTTTTTACCCCAAACGAGCGTTATTAAATGTGTGCCCATGCTGAGCAAAGAGCGGATTATCGGCGCTATTGCCATCGTTAGCAAACAGGGGCAAGACCTGGACGAGACCGATTGGGTGTTATTAAATTCTGCAGTGGGAATCATTGCCGTAGCGGTAGAAAATGCCAGTTTATTACAACACGCTCAAGAGCAAGTGGACGACCTGATTGTGCTCAACGAGATTGGCCGCGCTTTAACTTCAACGCTAAACCATGAACAAATTCTGAAACAAACCACCCTTCTGGCGCAACGCTCCTTGCAGGCCGAGGCCACTTCGTTATGGTTGCTTGATGAGGAAACCCAAGAAGTGGTTTTTACGGCTTCATCGGGGATTGGCGCAGAGGTGATAACCGGCTATCGTTTGCCCATTCACGAGGGCCTGGTAGGTTATGTAACTCGAACGGGTGAGTATTATCTGGCAGATGATGTAACTAAAGATGAAAGATATTTTTCGCCGGTAGCAGAATCGATCAATTACGGCCCTCGTTCGATGTTGTGCGTGCCGCTGCGCATCAAGGATAAGATTATTGGCGCCATGCAAGCCTTGCACCACAATGTGGGGTGGTTTGACGAAAATCACCTGCGGCTTTTTGCTTCGGTGGCCAGTTCGGTAGGTATTGCCATTGAGAACGCCCGTCTTTTTGCAGAAGTGCAGAGTTTTAGTCGTCACCTGGAACACATGGTCACAGAGCGCACCCGGGAGTTGTCTGAAGAGAAGGAAAAAACCGAAACCATCCTGGCCAGTATGGCCGATGGTTTGCTGGTGCTGGATGCTGAAAAACGGATTTTAACCGCCAATGCGGTGGCCGAAGGCATGCTTAACTTTCGTTTGAGCGAGTGGTTAGAAAAACCAATTGGCGCAGCGCAAACAGAACATGCCTTGTGGCGTTGCATTAGCGAGATGGCCGATAACCCTGAGCCTACCGTCAGCGCGGCGGTGGATGTGCCCTCCCCCCAAACCGGGGCGGTGTTGTCTATTCAGGCGCATGCGGCCAAAGCCCGTAATGAAGCAGGGCAAGTGGTGGGTGTGGTGATTGTTTTGCGCGACATCACGGCCATCAAAGAAGTGGAACGGATGAAGTCTCGGTTTATGGCCGGGGTAACGCATGAACTCAAGACGCCTCTTTCGGTAATTAAATTGCACGCCCGCAATTTGGTAACTTATCAAAAACATCTGCCTGAACAAAAAAGAACGGAACTGCTGAATTCAATCCAGGCCCAGGTGCAACTACTGGAAAAATTGATTGAAAATATTCTAGAACTGGCGCGGTTTGACGCCGGTACGGTTAAAATCGAGCGACAGCCGGTTGACCTGGTAACGTTACTTGACCAAGTGGTGGCCGATTTGATTCCCCTTGCCCAGGAGAAACGATTGGCGCTGCATTGGCAAAAACCCGCTACAGAGATGTCCGTTTTGGCCGATCCAAACCGCCTGGAACGAGTCATTCGCAACCTACTTGATAATGCCATCAAATACACGCCGGTTGAAGGTTCTGTAGAAGTGAAGCATATCTCAGAATTGAGAGAGCCACGGGAGTTTGTGGGTTTTCAGGTGTCAGATACCGGCATGGGGATTCCCCTGGAACATCAGTTGCGCATATTTGACCGCTTCTACCGAGTAGATCCTTCCCACACCATCCCTGGCACCGGCCTGGGACTTTCCATTGTCAAAGAGATTGTCAATGCTCACGGGGGTGAAGTGCGTTTGGAGAGTTTGCCCGGCCAGGGGAGTACATTTGTGGTTTTACTCCCTGGCCGGGAACATACCTGA